In one window of Erythrolamprus reginae isolate rEryReg1 chromosome 1, rEryReg1.hap1, whole genome shotgun sequence DNA:
- the LOC139157706 gene encoding tigger transposable element-derived protein 1-like produces the protein MLTIKEKIDLLDMLKAGRSNVDVGRHYGINESTVRYIRKDEKKIRQTSQIMFNKAAKRMVTPRNKRLMKMEAALSVWVQDCRKKSIALDTNTIRTKAQQLYNRLADTEGGDADEAMQMRETQMKVLVTLKTPSHQHLLLLQPQPHSEQAKGGLRNFNGAMA, from the exons atgctgacaattaaggagaaaattgatcttttggacatgctgaaagcgggacgttctaatgtagatgttggtcggcattatgggatcaacgaatcgactgtgcgatacattcggaaagacgaaaagaagataaggcaaacttctcagataatgttcaacaaggctgcaaaaagaatggtgacgcctagaaacaaacgccttatgaagatggaagctgctttgtccgtgtgggtacaagactgccgcaaaaagagcattgctttggatacgaacactatacgaaccaaggcgcagcaactgtacaaccgtcttgcagacacagaaggaggcgatgcagatgaggcgatgcagatgagggaaacccaa atgaaggtgctggtgactctgaagacccccagccatcaacatcttctgcttcttcagccccagccacattcagagcaagcaaagggtggtttgagaaatttcaacggcgctatggcctga